Sequence from the Lepidochelys kempii isolate rLepKem1 chromosome 7, rLepKem1.hap2, whole genome shotgun sequence genome:
TAATTTTTCAGCTTCCTGACAGCCATAGGCATATGTGCTTGAAAATGATCTGTTCTCAATGACCAATTTGAACAATATATATCCTTATTCATCACTAACGCCTTGAATGTGATCACCCTGAATTTTGGAGAAGTTTGAATCTGGATCCAGAGTTTCAGGCTTGAGCCCATCTCTACAAAATGTACCTATTACAAGCTATTTTGAAAGAAGTTGGATCTCTGGTCTCACTAGAATAAAGTTGCAGGGAAACACATTATATAGCTTTCTTTTACAAGTATACTTTTCAGTACCCATGAACACAGGTAATGTATGTAATTGCTACAACAGTAGTTTCTAGCACTGAGTATGAACTCTTGTTACATTACGCTTGAGTGGGGTTGCTTGTTAGTTTCCCACTGACACTTCAGTATAGACTGTTAGGTTAACAATATTAATGTAATGAATTTATTTAAAGTCTCCAATATATCCTGTTcttagtttaaaaagaaaactatcTGCAGCTAACATGCCAAAACCTGCCTGATGTATGTGTACACAAGGCCAAAATTTTCATTGTTGtagctgttgacttcagtagagttatgcTATGGATGAATTTGGTCCCCTGTGTTAAAGTTAACTCCAAGAAGTTTAAAGAAGTATCCCATATAGTATGAAAACATTGGTTTCATTCAGTGGATGGCAGTTTTCTCACTAGAAGCAGCTTCTGACAAGGCCAGTGTCCATTCCAGCAGTGCAGATGGAGATGTCTTTCcagtatcttaaaaaaaaaaaaaaagaggagtccttgtggcaccttagagactaacaaatttatttgggcataatctttcgtgagctaaaacccacttcatcagatgcttggaGTGAAAAATATCGTAAGCAGTGTATCTATATTACAGCACATGTGCTGTAATGTAAAATatactgtaaaatatatatattgcttactgtatttttcactccattcatctgatgaagtgggttttagcccatgaaagcttatgcccaaataaatgtgttagtctctaaggtgccacaaggactcctcgttatttttgctgttgcagactaacacggctaccccctctgaaacctgtttccagTATCTTAGTAATTCCTCCTTGGCAACTACATTTCTTGAAACACTTTTATTAATTGACCAGATATcgtgggggttttttttccccagtggtcTCTCCCAAAGATTTATAGTCTTTAAAACAGGACTCCAAAGTGTCCTTTTTATGCGCAGCAGTACACTTTCACTtctccagcaggaggtgctgctgacAGCTCTGGGAAGCCATTCTCACTAGTCTctgctgggaaggaggagagcaGAGAAGTGATAAGATGAAACTAAACGTGGACATTCCATCACCAAATGCACCTTTAGCCACAAGTGCAATGATTGCTATGAGATGTAGTTTAAGGAGCCTCTTTTGTTGAAAGGGATTCATTCCTCTGAGAAGAACAAATAGTCAGTAGATTTATTTTTCTCATGCATGGGGTGGCAGAGACTCAGTGTAACTTCCTCTCTCTTAACTCTCTCTTCTGCCCTCAGTTTTCTTCCTGTTGCTctccacagggcctgatcctgcccatgTATTAAGCTGTCACGCCTTCATCCTCTTTCATGACCCTGAGTGACATGTGTCCTGTTGTTTTATTTTGAGAATCTGGTCACGTTACACTCCTGTTGCTCCCTTTGGAAGTCCAAGAAGCATGTATCTGTTTTCCAGGAGGCAAAAGGATATTGTAATATGGATATCTTTCTTAATCTCAGACTCGATGCTCTAACAGTACCTTCTGAcgttaaaatctattaatctaaaacacgggttctcaaactgtgggtcgggactccaaagtgggttgcaacaccattttaatggggtcgccaaaGCTGGTGTTACACTTGCTGCGGCCCAGGGCTGAAACCGAAGCTCGAGCCCCCCCACCTAGGCCAGAAGTCTTGGGGCAGCTTTGCCCACTCTTCCCCctggcagcggggcttgggcttcagccctccCTCCTGGGGtggtgtagtaatttttgttgtcagaagggggtcacggtgcaatgaagtttgagacccactgatctaaaacatctattaataaataatttatatttgaAAGAATATTTGTCCAAATATTCTTTTACTTTGTAAAGTGTTCCAAAACTTGGGAAGTGTGTCCTGTGGTTCTTGAGTATCACCATAAAAAAAGAGTCTCCTGAGATTCCACCTTTTAATCTTGTCAGGAATCCAGTAATACttccatcatcatcattattatttatttattatttatatggaGGCCCAGGCATGCCTGGCAGAGGTCAGAATTCTAAAACATATTCATTTAATATTCTAGTTTGTGGGACAGATATAATTCCAGGCCTTTTCGTTACAGATGATATTTAAATCTTACTCCCAAATTCTTTTAATATCATGATGAATTTTGACCTCAAGGTCTAATACCCAATTTTGGATGCTTGATGTGATTtctaaaggatttttaaaaaaacattccctAGATTAGATCTTTGTGAGTATTTGAGGGACATGCTCAATGAACCATGCATGCCAGTTTTTAGATCACTATTCAGCATCCagactgattgattttttttttgtagttccTGAAAGTATATGCGTTTTTGATgtaggagtaaaaaaaaaaaaaaaagttaaccctTTGCTGGTGCAAGAATTGCACAATATTTTTCCTGTTAATTGTGTTATAAGTGATATTCTAAATATTTGAATGCAAAAGTTTTGCCTGGTTGAAGTCTGGTTGTAAATCTCATTCCAAGATTTCAAGATGGTGTTTGCAGCGAGGTTTTTAGTTTTTATGTCTCTGAGTGCATTCTAGATTCTCACGTTCCTGTTAATCGGAATTCCATCTTTATCCACAAGAGTAAATCCTCATTCTTTGCTAGATCTTACAAGCCCATGCTAGATCGAAACCTGCGTCATAGATAATGGGTCTCTGCTGCACTTGGTGATTTTTAATTCCCCATTTTCTAAATTTGGCATAAAACTTGGAGGCTTTAATCCTAGAACTTGTTATTCAAAGGCAGCTTTAGATGGATTTTTCCAGTTCCGTGAAGTACTGCATTGAGCATCTTCCTAGGAAGTTACGGTAGCCCGCTACTGGAGTAATTCTTGTGTATATGCATGAATGAAGTGCAGGCAAAGTGAGGCTCTCTTCCAAAGAGACTATATATACTGGTTTTTCTGGTGGGACTCCCAGTCACCAGGGGGCTTTATTCCCCTGGTGGATTGCTGCTTCTTgcaaagtctgtggcctgtttaAATCTCTTCCCTAGCTGATGATCGTGTTTGTTCCATATTTTACATCTTAGGAAAAGCCATCCTGCATTTTAGGATATCTAGAGTAGTCCTGTATTCTAGGAATCTTCCAAATATTCCCAACAGAGATATTCAGAACCAGTTTCTATAGGCCCCTCTTGAATAGTGAGAACGCTACTCTATCTTTGCACTACAGCAGTTCAGTACATACATACTGCTGTTATGGCTTTTGGCAGAGATATTTACCCTGAAAGCCAGGTTGAGTGACCAGGAGCCATAGGTTCCCATTTGTAATACAAAGCTTTGGAAGTTTCTATGATCCGCATATATTTACTACAGAATTGAGCTGCGTAAGTTAATGCTTTTCATGGTACTCAACCCTATAAAATAATAGAAGGTTGAAATAGGTGCAGTGAGTGTGTCTAGAAACACCCATTAGAGAGATTGTCATTTCTTTATTCAGCATCTCTAGTGTCCTGTGTACTGAAAAATCATAGATATGCAGCCTGCCATAGAGTGCTTATTGGCTAATTGAAGATATAATCAcaccaaacaaaaataaaggaaGGAAGTTGAGTGGCAAGAAGTCaggttagggttgccaatcccccaggattgccctggagtttccaggaatcaaagattaatctttaattaaagattttgtcatgtgatgaaacctccaggaatacatccaaccaaaattggcaaccctatcaaGGATTACAATAATAAGGTTGTGAGTTACTTAAATTTGTTAGCTGTATGTCTTTGTGGGTTCCACGGTATAAAAAAAGTAAatagcatgatttttttttaaaagtgatctgCAGATAGAGTCTGCTATAATGGGATGAGACAAATAATGTGCAGAGAGCCCTTCCAAACACTTTGCAACCACAGATGCAGGTAATGCAGATGCACACCATTGCAGGTGGATCTGATATGCTTTAGAAATCCACTGCTATCTTTGAGTATTGCCACAAAGATATCTGGGTTTTTCTGGCTATTAGCAAATTATTGTTGCTCAGAGTGGCATTAGTCACTTAGAACCAGTTTTCTGCAGTAACTGCCTTTGTTTTTTGGCATGTGTGGGTTCTTTGGCTTTGCTTCGGTTTCTCCTACGTATGTTCAGACCAcacattcctttttctttttttggaatatGCTTTTCATGTGCATGGGGCCATTTTTGTATAGTAAATTGGAATGGCAGCATAACTAAGTTGGAGGTTTTAGCTTGTCTGTAGCATTTAgaagcaggttttttttaaagagagttcTTACAGTTTTCAGTGCACAAGCCATGGGAATATGTGATCTAGTGTTTTCAATAAATTTATATCCCATTTTCAGGGAGGTTGAGTTGCAAATATACATACgcttttgtttttggcttttaAAGTGGCCAGAATCTAGAGTTACATGGGACTGCGACTGCTTAGTGTTCAGCTAATCTTAAAAGAGTTTTTGTTGTAATGGACCAACTTGGTATTTGGGTTTTCTTTGGAGTGTTTTGTTGAAGTTTTTAAGCATCCATGCTTTTGGTTTGGAAATTCGTAAAAGCACGTGGCACAACTCCAAGAGTTGAATGCTTTCAGATGCTGTTCGTATTCctttgatttttgaaaatgattCCTGTGCAATCCTGCAAATTTTCTCTTTGTACTTATCTAATTTAGAGAGAAGCTGCTATAAAGCCTATCTATGCTGTGTGCTTATTGCCACTGGGTGAGAGCTTTTTGCAAAGCCAAATTTCAGCAAATACAATGACTTCCTAGGGTTTATCACGCCCACCCCCctagatttttatttaaactaaGTTCTTTATGTGGCATTTACAGCGCATGTCattcctttcccccttctttAACCACTATATCCCAGAAAAGGTTTAACTCCACCTCAGCAATGCCTCTTGAGGAGATGCAAGCCAAAGAGAGGAAGTAATAAAGAGCTACCTAAGCTTCAGCAGTCATCATGCACAATGATGCATTTTCAGTAGAAGGGCAGACATTCAGAGAGCTATAAGATTACTCTTACTCTGCACCTTTTTGGTGCATTTTATTTAGGGAACTTAAAGCATGTTAAGAACACTAATGAATTAGTATCTTCACAACATCACAGTGAAGTAGGTACGTATTATGATACCCACTTTATAAATGGGCAATCTGAGATCAGAGAAGTTAAGGAACTTAACCAAGGtgtcacagtgagtcagtggcagagccaggaatagaacccaggagtcctgatgggtAATCCCTGCCCTAAGCACTAAGCACATTCCTTCTGAAGGGGCTTTCCACTTACACTGATAGCATGGgtggcgggtataataggccaagGGAAGCTCTGCCTCCCCCAGCGCTGCcagtcaccccccccccacccacggGGTTTGGCGgtaaagtttttgttttattatgccccatgcaggttctggggtggctgaggaggcacATACTGACGCTTTCCCCCTGCGCGGGTTGGGTCCAGGTAGGGGATGTGGAGTGGCTTCAGCCAACCCGGGGCTCCTTGAGGCTCCTCCAGccaaggtgggagggggggcactCCAGCCGAGGCAGGGagtgctcagggcttcagccagcctgggactcctgttgcggggggaggggggaaggactTGTGGCTCCAGCCATTGTGGGGGAGAGGGTCTCGGGGCTCTGGACATGGGGAGAGCACAGGCGGAAGGGGCGGAGCCAGGGGCTAACCTCCCCAAAAGGGGACTCCACCCACTCCCATGATTGATAGGAATTCTACATGCACATTGAGGCGAGAGTAGCCTCTCTAGCATTTGCAGATTTAATAGTCTGTTTTCTAAAGTAAGTAAGATCATATAATCCATGCTTTCTTCTCTCCCAGATACAAAACTGAATTTTCTAGCACTGTGTAGAGCTAGACATTTACCAGTATCAGACCCCATTGACTTACACAAATTTGATCTTCACCCCTTCAGTTTTAGATGACGAGATTTTAGATGACAGAGTCACccatcacattttttaaaaaaacaagtctATTTTTGCAGTTGCTGTATCATAGCAGAGCATATGCCGATTACGTCACTGTTGACTTGAAGTCCATTGTATTAAACTCTAATTGTGCATTTTTTCACAGGTTCACAAAGGCAAAAGCATTTCATATCCTGGtaattattttgcttttgttccGTGTTGCAATATTCCCAATATATCTGTAAAATTCAAAGATAAGGTACAATAACATGGACTGCATGTAAAATACATTCCTCAGTCACACCCTTGGATTAGGAATGTCAATATTTGTGAATTGTTCCTTTCCCAGGTACTCTTGTTATATCAGATTAGTTATGTTGGATCAGTAGGTTGCTCCATAAAGTCCTCTGTTGGTGACTGATGCAGGGATCTTATTTTATAAACAGCTACAGAAATACTGGTATTTGCATAGGAGCTGTTTTTaagactgcaaaaagaaaaacaaaagagctCTCTGCCCCTGTCtgtgtttcatttaaaatatttcttactCATTTTCTGGTGCAGTGGGAATTTAACTTTTTTGGTTCCCCCCATCATATTTCATGCTGGCTGTCATGGTCACGTCTGTGCTCTCATTTGTGTTCATTGAGCAAATAGTCTGTGTCCACCTTAACAGAGAGGTTAGAGGGAGGGCAGAGCAGACATGGCCGGGCTAAGCAGTGGGTTTTCAGGGAGATGATAGTTTAGACTGAAACTAGACTGGAATTCCTGCCCAGCAGCTGTTAAAGTCAATATATTAGAAATACACTCTCCAGTGAGGACACAAGAATTTCTTTAACTTAGTGTTGTGGAAAAGTGTCTGACATTTCACTAAAGCCCCGATCCTGTACACacacacgtgcttaactttaagcacttgtggagatccattgaagtcaatgggactgttccAGGGGTGATAGgattgtagaaattttggtggtgcccagaacccacccCTGCGCAAACTCCGCCCCCCCAGactccgccccccacctgcccaaggctctgggagggagtttgggtgggggaggaggtctggagtgcaggccctaggctggggcaggagattggctctgagagggagtttggggatgggagggggtgcaggagtgagggctgtggggtgtggctgcagatgaggggtttggggtatgggaggggctcagggcaagagtaggaatgtagggggtgagggctctgtctggggctgggaatgaggggtttgggatgtgggaggggcacagggtgagagtaggagtgtggaggtgagggctctgtctggggctagagggtttggggggttagagaggctcagggctggggcagagggttggagtgcaggggaatgagggctctggggctggagatgaggggtttgtggtgttggaggggctcagggctagggtagagggttgagggtgtggtgggggggtgaaagctctggctgggggtgtgggctctggggtagggcaaggctggggatgagtttggggtgcaggcagcctgctctgggacaggggccagagaggaggactcctcttagccctttccctgctggcagcagtgagCCGGGGGACACTCAGGggaggcgcggggggggggggtggcaggtGGAGTTGAGGGGGACacccagccccaaatattggtggagctgggcccctgggctctgaatattgctggtgctAAGGCACCACGTGGAGCTATATCTCACCACCTCTGGACTGTTCATGTGTTTAAATTCAACCATATGCGGAAGTGTtgccaggatcagagcctaaaatgTTAGTTTGCTGGCTCCTATAAAGCAGGAGCACAGACATTGTTACTGAGCACTCCACCACGTTTTTTACTTTCACAGCATTTCTTTATCTAAAGAGAGGAATAGATGCAGTTGCTGGATGAGCATTTTTAGAGTCTAGACTGATGCTGTTAGCAAGCAATGATCTTTCAGGAATGGGGAAATATGGTCTTCTTGCTAGGACATGGGACAGGGAGTCATGAGAGCTAGGTTTTCTTCTGGGGTTCTCCTTCAGTTTGTGTGTGAACTTGAGCAAGTCTCTAAACATTTGCAAGTATCTAatattttgggtgcccaacttgagaccctaGAGCCTGGCGGACATTTTAAGAGGTTCCGAGCAGCCCGAggtccccattgatttcaactgccATTGTctttctcagcacctctgaaaatgaggcacCTAAAATTAATGAATACTAGAAAATGTGGGCCTTAATGTCTCTGTGACTTAGTTTTCTCAGCTGTGTGTTGAGGATAATACCACCAATCTTGGTGTTGTGACTAAATTCATTAATGATTTCCTTTTAAATCACTGGCTGAAAGATACTCTTGAACTGTAGAATATCAATACTATTTTATTGTATAAAATTATATAATTTTCACTAGTTCTCTTCTTCTGCTTCAGAACTTTGGTAACAGAAAAACTAACAGTATTAAAAATAACCAAACAACTTGGATTTTAATGTATCTAGTTTGGAATATATTTTACCCTTTTAAGAAAAAGgttgtaattaaatatttttgtaggcCAAGATGTTCTCCGTTATTCATCAGCTACAAACTTGTGTTTCCATTTTGACTCacacaggaagaaattttccaGTGTGCCTTAATTCTGTTAGTTAATTCAATATGATGTTAATCAGATATTGtccaaaaatgaataaataatctTGTGGGGGCAGTTTTTTTGTATGTCTATAAAATatccagaatatttttaaagaCTTGAATTCTTTGTGGGGGAGGCTGTTTGAAGAGGATTTTGTACTATTTACTGCAGTAAAGAAATGTAGGGATTACTAAGAGATCCTGTCAGTATCTGGGTCAGAAATATAGCCCAGAGGTATTAGTATGATAAGCAAGTATAAGCATTAGACTGTATTAGTGACTTAGCTATCATAATAGTACAATACTTCATCATGTGATGGCTAGTGCACCAAACATTTATTGTGGATTAGCCATAAAAATGCACAAGctgttcccccccatccccctaaAAAGGTGACTATTACTCCTTTTAGTAATTCAGACCTGAAATTTGCATATTTGTGGTGCAGACATTTTTACTGtagcagagaaagaaacagattcatttccatttccatttttttaaacagaagtatTGCAGTGTACATGATGGTTGGTAAACAAAATATAATATTTGCTCTACTCTTGCAAAAACAACGACTGTTTCAGCATTTGCAGCATGTGACAGTTGATCTACTTTTTTAGAGAATTATTCTAATATCTCTCCCAAAAATGGTAACCTTGTATGGAAAATTTTAGTATGTTTCTAAATAACAATTTTCTTTGGTGTGATTCCATCTAAATCCCTTTGCCTACTTTCAGCTTAAAAAGCCTAAACCATATGACTATTGAAATGCTGCAAGATACAAAAATTGAGTTTTGTCTGATGTCTGAGTGTTTTTCCATCTCATAAACATATTTAAAGGAAACTGGGAGATAATAGACAAAAGTCTACTACTCTCTTTTTTTGCTTTGTAATACCAGGTTTAAGATCCTTTGATCCTCCCTTCCTTTACTGTGACCTCTTCTAGGGTCTTCAAATTATAAATTCCAGATTACACCTCCGCAGTTTTCTTTCCTGGGATGATGAAAGGATTTGAGTATTGTGATGATAATGTAAAGAATCCTTTTGGAGCTAATTTGAAACTGCAACAAAAAAACGAAATTTCCAAAGCAAATTACaatatttgtaaagtgttctACTGATGCCTAACAAATTTCTAGCCAGTGTCTTATATTCTTGAGTATCTTGCATCGGCCTGTTTTTAGGCTTGTCTGCCTTCTTCCATTTCATTTGTCTTTAGCTGTGTGCAGGGGATTAGCATTTCATCAGGATGGATTAAGATTGAGTTGACATtgaagctttatttatttatttatttatttttatacatatacATGTATGTATATGAaagtatatataaataaatgtaaaaataattttcagaagaGAAATTATATTGAGGTTGCTGGATCCGCTGGCGCAGAAGGTTTCATTGGGCTAAAGTGATGTCACATGGAACAAAGGCTTTAGAGGTTTTATTTAGCTCATAATCCTCACACACTGCTAGACCAGTTGTCCATGTGAGCAAACTGTCCCAAACAGGAAGGGATAAACCATCTGGATTAGATGCAGCAACCCTTGTCTGTGACTGAACTATACAGAAAAGACCTTTCATTCTTCGGTTTTGGAGTGAGACTGAGTTACAGTGGGTGTTGTGTGTTTTGTCTACTAAAGTTTCGAAGAATTAATAATTCAGGCAATACTTTGAAATATAAAACCACCACTTGGTTGTTTCTGAAGTCCCAGAAGAGCTCAGATACAGCTCGATCTGTTTTTGATGTGTGTAATAGAAGATTTAAAAAGAGAGGTTCCTTCTCTTCTTTATCTCAACAGAAGTCAATTGTTTCATTCCAATGCCGATTCCAAGTAAGCATACAAATATCGGCCGTTCTCAGAGCTGGGATGCTGCAGGATGGTATGAAGGCAACTGGGAGAATGAAAATGCATTTGAATATCAGAGACCTACAGGGAGAAGAAATTCGCTGACTTACGGTGGAGAAGGAGGTTGGTATGAGCAGCCAAACCATAGACCGCATGATATCATCTTGCAAGGAGGCGCTGAATTGAAGCAAGAGCCGTACCCATATCAGGATCCAGTTTTTAACCAGGGTCCCTTACGGaagggttctgttcctgacttcACTTACTACGACAGACAGGCTGCAACGTCTGGACGAAGTTCCTTGCCATCTCAGGATTATTACAGTGACCCATCTTTAGCCACTAGATCACCTAAAGATCCACACTACTATAGAGACCGCATGATTAATAGATCATTACCGAATTATGGGATTCCCGGTAGCAGATTGGCTTGGGATCAGGTACAAGGACGGTCACCTGCCCCACACGAAGCCAGCCGTATGTATAGGGATCCCATGAGTAAAATGATCCAAGAGGGGCAGAGAATGCGAAACCGAGATCCTTCTCCTGCAAGGTATGGTGTTGAACCGCCCACCCCTAGATATGGAACAGAACCACCATCTTTTCCCAACAGGCAGGTCTATAGTGATACAGCAGAGAGACCTATAGAGTCTGCAGCTGCTAGACAAACTACTCCAACGTGCTTGGTGGTTGATCCGAATTCTGCTACTGTTGTTGATGGGAGCATAGGTCCATCTGCCGTTGCTGTAAATCGTGGTTATGGACCCATCAGGGAAAATGTCAGTGCAAAGATTCCTTATGATAGTTATGAAACTGCCATGACTCCTTCCCATTCTCAGGTGCCCACAGCTTTCGCAGGacaagaaattaaaagaaactttGATCCGGAGTTCCTAGCACTTCTGCGTTCAGAAGGCGTGTCTGAAAGTACATTCAATGCTTTGCTGCAGCAAGGCTTTGATTCTCCAAGCCTGCTCGCGATGATGGAAGAGAATGATATAAAATCTGTAGCTCCAAATCTTGGACAGGCAAGGGTGCTTTCCCGCATTGCCCATAACTACAAAACAGAGATGCAGCTACAAAGGCATGATGGGAAGAACAGCATACTCCGTCCCAGGACCAGATCTAACAGCTTTAGTCATCGAAGTGAACTGCTGCAGAATGCATATGGCATGCACCCTGCCTCTGGTCCCGGTGTAGATGGCACAACTTTGCAGCAAGCACCTCCTCCTTCTCTACAGCCAGTATCACCAAGAGTAGGAGAAATAAATCGTCGCCCATCCAGTGCCCCGACACAGCACCTTCTGGAAACTGCAACTTATTCTGCATCTGGAGCAGCTCATCAAGGTGCTCATTTTCTAGCTAATTCTGGCTACAACGCTCCTTTACCATGCAACATGCACACTCGTCCAGTGTCTGCCTATTCCACTCCAACTGGATTACCAGGGACTACAGCACAGACTAACCCACATGCAAATCCCAAAACAGCATATCCAACCACTTACACAGTGCCCATGGAGCTGCTGAAGAGGGACCGAAATACATCAATGTCCCCAGTGCATAGCCCACACAGCAGTCCTCAACTTCTCCGAAAGCAAGGATCCCAAATGGATTCCACCCTGGTGCTTGCTGGCCCAAGTTTTCACATGCAACATTCTCCTTATCAGAAACTCACCAGACGCACTGGACCACCAGTTATTGTCTCAACCATGGCATCACCTGAACCAAGTAATTTTCTAAAAATGTATTCATTAGTAGTGTGCTCTAGGAGAGTTATGTCTGTGTTTGTTTATCATAAGATAAATTTGAGTCTAATAAATCCAGTTAGACTTAGGGCTAAAATATTAGATACATCCCTATGCACAAAAAAGTGGGGCAAATAGGTTTATCCCGGGGCCACAAGTTATTCAGAGTTTCTAGTGCTGCCTTTCACAGTGCGATTAAATTCAGAGTATTTTATTTGATTAGCTAACTTTAGATAAAGTGACTGGTATATCAGATAATTGTTCTACTATGAATCTTGCTGTTCCTGTTGTTTGTACGGAACAGAAGATTAGATACTGAATTTTCTGAGCAATTAGGTTACAGGGTTAGTTGTAGATTTACTTCTTACAGTTGTTATCGGGCACAAATATGTTTCTCAGAGGAAATGGTTAGCATTGCTTTGACAAAATTTATCAAATAGCTAATGGTGTTAATTCTAGAATTGACTTACCTTTGGCAGTTACCAtagtcttttttaaattaatttactgTTTTATCAGGCACCTAAAATAAAACTCTTGATTTCCTATTAGGAGTACTTATAAGTGTGGCTTTGTAACTATTAAGGAACTAGGTCTACGCTTAATGTTAAAGTCAATGATTAACCACTAGAGTGATAAAAAGGAGTGGTtgccctttttttcctcctcttttttgtCTTCAGAAATGTTCAAATCCCTTCCTGGTTTAGGGCTAAATGGTTCAAACCGACATAATACTTCAGTTTTAAGTTGACTCTTGCTAGTCAAAGACCAACAAAAATTACCATAGGAAATGCATTTTGCAGTAAGAGGAAATTTAGACGATCCCATTAATTTGT
This genomic interval carries:
- the CTBP2 gene encoding C-terminal-binding protein 2 isoform X2; the protein is MALVDKHKVKRQRLDRICEEVNCFIPMPIPSKHTNIGRSQSWDAAGWYEGNWENENAFEYQRPTGRRNSLTYGGEGGWYEQPNHRPHDIILQGGAELKQEPYPYQDPVFNQGPLRKGSVPDFTYYDRQAATSGRSSLPSQDYYSDPSLATRSPKDPHYYRDRMINRSLPNYGIPGSRLAWDQVQGRSPAPHEASRMYRDPMSKMIQEGQRMRNRDPSPARYGVEPPTPRYGTEPPSFPNRQVYSDTAERPIESAAARQTTPTCLVVDPNSATVVDGSIGPSAVAVNRGYGPIRENVSAKIPYDSYETAMTPSHSQVPTAFAGQEIKRNFDPEFLALLRSEGVSESTFNALLQQGFDSPSLLAMMEENDIKSVAPNLGQARVLSRIAHNYKTEMQLQRHDGKNSILRPRTRSNSFSHRSELLQNAYGMHPASGPGVDGTTLQQAPPPSLQPVSPRVGEINRRPSSAPTQHLLETATYSASGAAHQGAHFLANSGYNAPLPCNMHTRPVSAYSTPTGLPGTTAQTNPHANPKTAYPTTYTVPMELLKRDRNTSMSPVHSPHSSPQLLRKQGSQMDSTLVLAGPSFHMQHSPYQKLTRRTGPPVIVSTMASPEPSIRPQIMNGPMHPRPLVALLDGRDCTVEMPILKDLATVAFCDAQSTQEIHEKVLNEAVGAMMYHTITLTREDLEKFKALRVIVRIGSGYDNIDIKAAGELGIAVCNIPSAAVEETADSTICHVLNLYRRNTWLYQALREGTRVQSVEQIREVASGAARIRGETLGLIGFGRTAQAVAVRAKAFGFSVIFYDPYLQDGIERSLGVQRVYTLQDLLYQSDCVSLHCNLNEHNHHLINDFTIKQMRQGAFLVNTARGGLVDEKALTQALKEGRIRGAALDVHESEPFSFAQGPLKDAPNLICTPHTAWYSEQASLEMREAAATEIRRAITGRIPESLRNCVNKEFFVTSAPWSVIDQQALHPELNGATYRMKPSTSLLTFTSEFHISTWHGQCRTWRDSSSNGGHHTWRHSCYPQSSNSGTPFPSSIS